One part of the Dysidea avara chromosome 10, odDysAvar1.4, whole genome shotgun sequence genome encodes these proteins:
- the LOC136268943 gene encoding tripartite motif-containing protein 2-like isoform X2, producing MAAERMKKVAGHLNCAVCYEVYKKPKYLPCYHSYCEGCIGKLQRGSNIICTECRETSVVPAGGVKELPNNFFINRLLDEVDLKRKVEGEEEAKCDKCVEEGRAVVLCVDCVTFLCDVCYQFHKRMEEYQDHSVCELVELQSKKKLVDVRPKAKSMLCPNHDLEMNFFCETCDQLVCHYCVTIEHTGHVHNSVKVIAKKHRKELEKMIEPVEEMINKLSTSREKVVAAGEKIGAQASEVDQQIDLYYDELHQQLEQQREELKNKSQELSTKKRKAISLQLEEMDFTKAQMLSVKELNDAVKNGSDQEALFMKKQVGDDVKKLTNSYSKLKTKPVELATMVFAPVKEYKKSFPQFGQLFEDVPIPNNCEVTDIPTRPLVGSKIGFTIITKNHNNDHCSKGGSHIIVQAQSSRGGDVPVEVKDNNDGSYSASFVTKQVGEVKLSITIEGDHIKGSPYTIMVYSPNYKTMKKPKKIVNDDGKMGQPWGIAFGKDGVWAVADNLNHCVYIFNSQDKLVRKFGQHGTGNGQLNRPEGIAFYANNHLYVADYYNHRVQKFDINGVIVHNDKVFVADSCNDRVSVFHLDGQFIHTIGSGQLRNPYDVTVTTTDQLLVADCYNNCISRFTLDGTFVDKFGDGQLKEPAALTIDQYSFILVTDGGNNRVSIFDQDGVFVHSFGSRGSAGGQFSFPRGIAVSPNNDMYVTDYCNKRVQIF from the exons ATGGCCGCAGAACGAATGAAGAAGGTAGCTGGTCACCTGAATTGTGCAGTATGTTACGAAGTGTACAAGAAGCCAAAATATCTCCCTTGTTATCACTCCTACTGTGAAGGATGTATAGGAAAACTACAGAGAGGTTCTAACATCATTTGCACCGAGTGTAGAGAAACGAGTGTGGTGCCTGCAGGAGGTGTGAAGGAATTACCAAACAATTTCTTCATTAATCGTCTACTAGATGAGGTGGATTTGAAACGTAAAGTGGAGGGAGAAGAGGAAGCAAAGTGTGACAAGTGTGTGGAGGAGGGTAGAGCAGTAGTGTTGTGTGTTGATTGCGTCACCTTTTTGTGTGATGTATGCTACCAGTTTCACAAGCGTATGGAGGAGTACCAAGACCACAGTGTATGTGAACTGGTTGAATTGCAGTCAAAGAAGAAACTGGTTGATGTCCGACCCAAAGCGAAATCCATGTTATGCCCCAACCATGATCTGGAAATGAATTTCTTCTGTGAGACATGTGACCAGCTTGTGTGTCACTACTGTGTTACCATTGAGCACACTGGACATGTGCACAATTCTGTGAAAGTGATTGCAAAGAAACACAGGAAGGAACTGGAGAAGATGATTGAACCAGTTGAGGAAATGATCAACAAGTTGTCTACGTCACGTGAGAAGGTGGTAGCTGCTGGAGAGAAGATTGGAGCACAGGCCAGTGAAGTTGATCAACAGATTGACTTGTATTATGATGAACTACACCAACAACTAGAACAGCAAAGAGAAGAACTAAAGAACAAGTCACAAGAATTGTCAACTAAGAAGAGAAAAGCTATTTCACTTCAGTTGGAAGAAATGGATTTCACTAAAGCACAAATGTTGAGTGTGAAGGAGCTGAACGATGCAGTGAAGAATGGATCAGACCAGGAAGCATTGTTCATGAAGAAACAAGTAGGTGACGATGTAAAGAAACTAACTAACTCCTATAGCAAATTGAAGACTAAACCAGTCGAGTTAGCCACAATGGTGTTTGCTCCTGTGAAAGAATACAAAAAGTCATTTCCACAGTTTGGCCAATTGTTTGAAGATGTTCCCATACCAAACAACTGTGAGGTCACAGATATTCCTACACGACCACTTGTTGGTAGCAAGATTGGCTTTACCATCATCACCAAGAATCATAACAATGATCATTGTTCCAAGGGAGGTAGTCACATTATTGTACAGGCACAATCAAGTAGGGGAGGAGATGTTCCAGTAGAAGTGAAGGATAACAATGATGGGAGCTACTCTGCATCTTTTGTAACTAAACAAGTTGGAGAAGTGAAGTTGTCAATTACCATTGAAGGGGATCATATTAAAGGAAGCCCCTACACTATTATGGTGTACAGCCCAAATTATAAAACTATGAAGAAGCCCAAGAAGATAGTGAATGATGATGGGAAGATGGGCCAGCCATGGGGTATTGCATTTGGTAAGGATGGAGTGTGGGCAGTAGCAGATAACCTTAATCATTGTGTATACATATTTAACAGTCAAGACAAGTTGGTTAGAAAATTTGGTCAACATGGAACTGGCAATGGTCAACTGAATCGTCCAGAAGGGATAGCATTTTATGCCAATAACCACTTGTATGTGGCTGATTACTATAACCACAGGGTACAGAAGTTTGACATCAATG GTGTCATAGTCCACAATGATaaagtgtttgttgctgatagTTGCAATGATCGTGTCTCAGTATTTCATCTTGATGGTCAGTTCATCCACACTATTGGATCAGGACAATTGAGGAATCCCTATGATGTAACAGTCACTACTACAGATCAATTACTTGTTGCTGATTGTTATAACAATTGCATCTCCAGGTTTACACTTGATGGTACATTTGTGGACAAGTTTGGTGATGGTCAACTGAAGGAACCAGCTGCACTTACCATTGATCAGTATAGCTTTATTCTTGTAACAGATGGTGGTAACAATCGCGTATCAATCTTTGACCAAGATGGAGTGTTTGTACACAGTTTTGGGTCCCGTGGTTCTGCTGGTGGTCAATTCTCTTTTCCTAGGGGAATAGCTGTTAGTCCCAACAATGACATGTATGTTACTGACTATTGCAACAAAAGAGTTCAGATCTTTTGA
- the LOC136268943 gene encoding tripartite motif-containing protein 2-like isoform X1, protein MAAERMKKVAGHLNCAVCYEVYKKPKYLPCYHSYCEGCIGKLQRGSNIICTECRETSVVPAGGVKELPNNFFINRLLDEVDLKRKVEGEEEAKCDKCVEEGRAVVLCVDCVTFLCDVCYQFHKRMEEYQDHSVCELVELQSKKKLVDVRPKAKSMLCPNHDLEMNFFCETCDQLVCHYCVTIEHTGHVHNSVKVIAKKHRKELEKMIEPVEEMINKLSTSREKVVAAGEKIGAQASEVDQQIDLYYDELHQQLEQQREELKNKSQELSTKKRKAISLQLEEMDFTKAQMLSVKELNDAVKNGSDQEALFMKKQVGDDVKKLTNSYSKLKTKPVELATMVFAPVKEYKKSFPQFGQLFEDVPIPNNCEVTDIPTRPLVGSKIGFTIITKNHNNDHCSKGGSHIIVQAQSSRGGDVPVEVKDNNDGSYSASFVTKQVGEVKLSITIEGDHIKGSPYTIMVYSPNYKTMKKPKKIVNDDGKMGQPWGIAFGKDGVWAVADNLNHCVYIFNSQDKLVRKFGQHGTGNGQLNRPEGIAFYANNHLYVADYYNHRVQKFDINGRYLLQFGHKGSNNGQLNRPIGVIVHNDKVFVADSCNDRVSVFHLDGQFIHTIGSGQLRNPYDVTVTTTDQLLVADCYNNCISRFTLDGTFVDKFGDGQLKEPAALTIDQYSFILVTDGGNNRVSIFDQDGVFVHSFGSRGSAGGQFSFPRGIAVSPNNDMYVTDYCNKRVQIF, encoded by the coding sequence ATGGCCGCAGAACGAATGAAGAAGGTAGCTGGTCACCTGAATTGTGCAGTATGTTACGAAGTGTACAAGAAGCCAAAATATCTCCCTTGTTATCACTCCTACTGTGAAGGATGTATAGGAAAACTACAGAGAGGTTCTAACATCATTTGCACCGAGTGTAGAGAAACGAGTGTGGTGCCTGCAGGAGGTGTGAAGGAATTACCAAACAATTTCTTCATTAATCGTCTACTAGATGAGGTGGATTTGAAACGTAAAGTGGAGGGAGAAGAGGAAGCAAAGTGTGACAAGTGTGTGGAGGAGGGTAGAGCAGTAGTGTTGTGTGTTGATTGCGTCACCTTTTTGTGTGATGTATGCTACCAGTTTCACAAGCGTATGGAGGAGTACCAAGACCACAGTGTATGTGAACTGGTTGAATTGCAGTCAAAGAAGAAACTGGTTGATGTCCGACCCAAAGCGAAATCCATGTTATGCCCCAACCATGATCTGGAAATGAATTTCTTCTGTGAGACATGTGACCAGCTTGTGTGTCACTACTGTGTTACCATTGAGCACACTGGACATGTGCACAATTCTGTGAAAGTGATTGCAAAGAAACACAGGAAGGAACTGGAGAAGATGATTGAACCAGTTGAGGAAATGATCAACAAGTTGTCTACGTCACGTGAGAAGGTGGTAGCTGCTGGAGAGAAGATTGGAGCACAGGCCAGTGAAGTTGATCAACAGATTGACTTGTATTATGATGAACTACACCAACAACTAGAACAGCAAAGAGAAGAACTAAAGAACAAGTCACAAGAATTGTCAACTAAGAAGAGAAAAGCTATTTCACTTCAGTTGGAAGAAATGGATTTCACTAAAGCACAAATGTTGAGTGTGAAGGAGCTGAACGATGCAGTGAAGAATGGATCAGACCAGGAAGCATTGTTCATGAAGAAACAAGTAGGTGACGATGTAAAGAAACTAACTAACTCCTATAGCAAATTGAAGACTAAACCAGTCGAGTTAGCCACAATGGTGTTTGCTCCTGTGAAAGAATACAAAAAGTCATTTCCACAGTTTGGCCAATTGTTTGAAGATGTTCCCATACCAAACAACTGTGAGGTCACAGATATTCCTACACGACCACTTGTTGGTAGCAAGATTGGCTTTACCATCATCACCAAGAATCATAACAATGATCATTGTTCCAAGGGAGGTAGTCACATTATTGTACAGGCACAATCAAGTAGGGGAGGAGATGTTCCAGTAGAAGTGAAGGATAACAATGATGGGAGCTACTCTGCATCTTTTGTAACTAAACAAGTTGGAGAAGTGAAGTTGTCAATTACCATTGAAGGGGATCATATTAAAGGAAGCCCCTACACTATTATGGTGTACAGCCCAAATTATAAAACTATGAAGAAGCCCAAGAAGATAGTGAATGATGATGGGAAGATGGGCCAGCCATGGGGTATTGCATTTGGTAAGGATGGAGTGTGGGCAGTAGCAGATAACCTTAATCATTGTGTATACATATTTAACAGTCAAGACAAGTTGGTTAGAAAATTTGGTCAACATGGAACTGGCAATGGTCAACTGAATCGTCCAGAAGGGATAGCATTTTATGCCAATAACCACTTGTATGTGGCTGATTACTATAACCACAGGGTACAGAAGTTTGACATCAATGGTAGGTACTTGTTGCAGTTTGGACATAAAGGTTCAAATAATGGTCAACTAAACCGTCCAATAGGTGTCATAGTCCACAATGATaaagtgtttgttgctgatagTTGCAATGATCGTGTCTCAGTATTTCATCTTGATGGTCAGTTCATCCACACTATTGGATCAGGACAATTGAGGAATCCCTATGATGTAACAGTCACTACTACAGATCAATTACTTGTTGCTGATTGTTATAACAATTGCATCTCCAGGTTTACACTTGATGGTACATTTGTGGACAAGTTTGGTGATGGTCAACTGAAGGAACCAGCTGCACTTACCATTGATCAGTATAGCTTTATTCTTGTAACAGATGGTGGTAACAATCGCGTATCAATCTTTGACCAAGATGGAGTGTTTGTACACAGTTTTGGGTCCCGTGGTTCTGCTGGTGGTCAATTCTCTTTTCCTAGGGGAATAGCTGTTAGTCCCAACAATGACATGTATGTTACTGACTATTGCAACAAAAGAGTTCAGATCTTTTGA